In a single window of the Diospyros lotus cultivar Yz01 chromosome 10, ASM1463336v1, whole genome shotgun sequence genome:
- the LOC127811181 gene encoding COBRA-like protein 10: protein MVFLLHSLPIFLPNPLSCCRVKFSHGTIPSPSPSLPISSLSSTPTLPEKSIPTKHKTDNFGSPTAATQEINTLPGMKIPGKVLSSFVLLLLFCSSNYIIQLCSAQDYEFSPAGGGRGGGGGDDPDAAAAPPPAQDACNGIFVTYTFTSREKTYPLVKNATAQGWAFKSQLLVLNAGREELKSWKVYVGFQYNEILVSADGATAVDVEDLPAVVGKNGTILAGYPMTDLKTAIDTAGDFTQMQATVGLTGTQFGLKKGHPMPKTIRLVNDGYKCPAPTRHSTTMHICCHKDPKYKAKVTKTKFLPRQYGDLSMTYDILKAYAGNYQAQVTIDNLHPLGRLDHWNLTWEWMRGEFIYDMRGAFPHKKDSSECIYGAQGQYYQDFDFTSVVNCQRRPVIADLPKELANDDKVGKLPYCCRNGSILPTTMNETDARSIFQLTVYKMPPDMNRTALYPPQRWNINGVLNPKYKCGPPIRVDPTQFPDPSGIAATTSAVASWQITCNITRPKPKESRCCVSFSAYYADSVVPCNTCACGCDDEPPTCDQNASPLPLPPEALLVPFANRTTKAKAWAAIKHRTVPKRLPCPDNCGVSINWHVDTDYKTGWTARMTLFNWREDPFEDWFAAIQMKKAFPGYENVYSFNGTKMAGVKNTILFQGLKGLNFLVGEVNGTHPDSDPRVPGKQQSVISFLKKHTHGINIAGGDGFPSKVIFNGEECALPRQFPKRSGVSRPGAGFLPAIVVAVVTFVLMADRFQYW, encoded by the exons atggtttttcttctccacAGTCTCCCCATTTTCCTCCCAAATCCTCTCTCCTGCTGCCGTGTGAAATTCTCACACGGCACCAtcccttccccttccccttccctTCCCATCTCCTCCCTCTCCTCCACACCCACTTTACCGGAAAAATCCATTCCCACCAAACACAAAACAGACAATTTTGGTTCCCCTACAGCAGCAACCCAGGAAATTAACACGCTTCCGGGTATGAAAATACCGGGGAAAGTGTTGTCCTCCTTTGTCCTCCTCCTACTGTTTTGTTCCTCCAATTACATTATTCAGTTATGTAGCGCCCAGGATTACGAGTTCAGCCCCGCCGGCGGCGGCCGCGGCGGAGGTGGTGGCGACGATCCCGATGCGGCCGCAGCTCCCCCTCCCGCGCAAGACGCTTGCAACGGGATCTTCGTGACCTACACTTTCACGTCTAGGGAAAAGACGTACCCGCTGGTCAAGAACGCCACCGCACAGGGATGGGCCTTCAAATCGCAGCTCCTGGTGCTCAACGCCGGCCGGGAGGAGCTCAAGTCGTGGAAGGTTTACGTGGGGTTTCAGTACAACGAGATTCTGGTGTCGGCCGACGGCGCCACGGCGGTGGACGTGGAAGATCTTCCTGCCGTTGTTGGCAAGAACGGGACCATCCTGGCCGGGTATCCGATGACGGACTTGAAAACGGCCATTGATACCGCAGGAGACTTCACTCAGATGCAGGCGACGGTGGGATTGACGGGAACGCAGTTCGGGTTGAAGAAGGGACATCCCATGCCCAAGACCATTCGCCTGGTTAACGACGGCTACAAGTGCCCCGCACCAACTCGCCACA GCACGACGATGCACATCTGCTGCCACAAGGACCCGAAATACAAGGCCAAAGTCACAAAAACCAAGTTCTTGCCCCGGCAGTACGGCGACCTCTCCATGACCTACGACATCCTCAAAGCCTACGCCGGTAACTACCAGGCCCAAGTAACCATCGACAACCTCCACCCCCTTGGCCGCCTCGACCACTGGAACCTCACCTGGGAATGGATGCGCGGCGAGTTCATCTACGACATGCGCGGCGCTTTCCCCCACAAGAAGGACTCCTCCGAGTGCATCTACGGCGCCCAGGGCCAGTACTACCAGGACTTCGACTTCACTTCCGTCGTGAACTGCCAGCGCCGTCCGGTCATCGCCGATCTCCCCAAGGAGCTGGCCAACGACGATAAGGTCGGCAAGCTGCCGTATTGTTGTCGGAACGGGAGCATTCTGCCGACCACCATGAATGAGACGGATGCGAGGTCCATCTTCCAGCTGACGGTTTACAAGATGCCGCCGGACATGAACAGGACTGCACTGTATCCGCCGCAGCGGTGGAATATCAACGGCGTCCTTAACCCGAAGTATAAGTGCGGTCCGCCCATCCGGGTTGATCCGACCCAGTTCCCGGACCCAAGCGGGATCGCCGCCACCACGTCGGCCGTAGCGAGCTGGCAAATCACCTGCAACATAACCCGGCCCAAGCCGAAGGAATCCAGGTGCTGCGTCTCCTTCTCGGCTTACTACGCCGACTCCGTTGTCCCCTGCAACACCTGCGCTTGCGGCTGCGACGACGAGCCGCCCACTTGCGATCAAAACGCCAGCCCTCTGCCGCTGCCGCCGGAGGCTCTGCTCGTGCCTTTCGCCAACCGGACCACCAAAGCCAAGGCCTGGGCCGCCATCAAGCACCGAACTGTTCCGAAACGGCTGCCTTGCCCCGATAACTGCGGCGTTAGCATCAACTGGCACGTCGACACAGATTACAAGACTGGCTGGACCGCGAGAATGACGCTTTTCAACTGGCGGGAAGACCCCTTCGAGGATTGGTTCGCCGCCATCCAGATGAAGAAGGCTTTTCCTGGATACGAGAATGTGTATTCGTTCAACGGAACCAAGATGGCTGGCGTGAAGAACACCATCCTCTTCCAGGGCTTGAAGGGCTTGAATTTCCTGGTTGGGGAAGTGAACGGGACTCATCCCGACAGCGATCCGAGAGTCCCCGGGAAGCAGCAATCGGTGATTTCATTCTTGAAGAAGCATACCCACGGGATCAACATCGCAGGAGGCGACGGATTTCCTTCCAAAGTGATCTTCAATGGCGAAGAATGCGCGCTCCCTAGACAGTTTCCCAAGAGAAGCGGGGTTAGCCGGCCCGGCGCTGGCTTCCTGCCTGCCATTGTTGTTGCAGTTGTGACCTTCGTGCTCATGGCAGATCGCTTCCAGTActggtga